A genomic window from Salvia splendens isolate huo1 chromosome 11, SspV2, whole genome shotgun sequence includes:
- the LOC121754546 gene encoding uncharacterized protein LOC121754546, with product MDSSSKSGGAVTPAKGKTARSKLNESLRHSENVNPNVSIPSLMFSNSPFIIKSEKSAKKSAFGNPNPSPKQLIRERKFVIAKKRVRNQEQSSLGADAADCEKCKKAIGKSKCFCVAYESLRASHENFFKNRDETEDEVSDKLEEFDLMSQKEGVKLERKLEGDGSLSEINEENKTDADEFTENDDTGVKRSRDRLMDEAKAADLLSDDGLEPQPTSPETQVSSSSFCPSNFYLTSESLGLDLHRSYSFDSKDGSSISTITSAGAQKDRRSSTESAADRARRLWKRKQRKVTSPKPFILRTEERGRCKEEEFMKKLQQMIEEEKKMRVPIAQGLPWTTDEPECLVKPPVKEITRPADLVLHSDVRAVDRSEFDHQIAMKTNLIEQYQMERERQQKLEEEEEEIRRLRKELVPKAQPMPYFDRPFVTRRSGSLVTLKSKLKRHHSVLIRVRSEKNPTILKFG from the exons TGAGAATGTAAATCCGAACGTTTCGATTCCTTCGTTGATGTTCTCGAATTCTCCATTTATCATCAAATCTGAAAAGAGCGCCAAAAAATCCGCTTTCggaaaccctaaccctagccctaaGCAGTTAATTCGAGAGAGGAAGTTCGTGATCGCGAAGAAGAGAGTGCGCAACCAAGAGCAGAGTTCCCTGGGCGCTGACGCGGCGGATTGTGAGAAGTGTAAGAAGGCGATTGGTAAATCCAAGTGCTTCTGTGTGGCGTACGAGAGTTTGCGCGCCTCTCACGAAAATTTTTTCAAGAACCGGGATGAAACCGAAGATGAGGTTTCGGATAAACTAGAGGAGTTCGATTTGATGTCTCAGAAGGAAGGTGTAAAACTTGAAAGGAAATTGGAGGGAGATGGTTCCTTATCTGAAATTAATGAGGAAAACAAGACCGATGCTGATGAGTTCACGGAAAATGATGATACGGGTGTGAAGAGGAGTAGGGATAGGTTGATGGATGAAGCAAAAGC agcgg ACTTGCTGTCGGATGATGGACTGGAGCCACAACCTACGTCTCCAGAGACACAGGTGTCATCTTCTTCGTTCTGTCCATCAAATTTTTATCTGACATCAGAGAGCTTAGGCCTTGATCTTCATCGTTCATATTCTTTCGACAGCAAAGATGGAAG CAGTATTTCAACCATAACGTCTGCTGGTGCTCAAAAGGACAGGCGAAGT AGCACTGAATCAGCTGCAGATCGTGCTAGAAGACTCTGGAAGAGAAAGCAGCGGAAAGTTACCTCTCCAAAGCCATTCATTCTTAGAACCGAG GAAAGAGGAAGATGCAAGGAGGAAGAATTCATGAAAAAGTTACAACAGATGattgaagaagagaagaagatgaGGGTACCTATAGCGCAAGGTCTTCCCTGGACAACAGATGAACCCGAG TGTTTAGTGAAGCCTCCTGTTAAAGAAATCACAAGGCCAGCTGATCTTGTGTTGCACAGTGATGTGAGGGCTGTAGATCGATCTGAATTTGATCATCAG ATTGCCATGAAAACGAATCTGATTGAACAGTACCAGATGGAAAGAGAGAGACAGCAGAAG ctggaagaagaagaagaagaaatccgaAGACTGAGGAAGGAGCTCGTTCCTAAAGCGCAACCTATGCCGTATTTTGACAGGCCCTTCGTCACCAGAAGGTCAGGCTCACTTGTAACTCTCAAGAGCAAACTAAAACGTCACCACTCTGTGCTCATTCGTGTTAGGTCTGAGAAGAATCCGACTATACTGAAATTCGGATGA